The nucleotide window CGTGATCCTGTGTGGTTGTTTATATATTTTGCACGCGGGAAGTCTTTGCGTATCTTTTTTATCTTTTCGTGTATGCTCTCAAAACTCTCGTTGATCGTAAGAGTTCCTATCTCTGGGCTATCAAAGTGTTTTGCTTGCATCGGAAGATGTATCATGTAAAACTCAAATGTTCTTGCGATATTTGGAGTATCTGGATGAGTCTTTGTCGCTGGAAAAATAGACGGTGTGATTTTTAAGCCAAGTGACTTTATCATACTTGCATGTTCAAATGTCGCCACATCGTCTATTATGATAACGAGCTTTGCACGTCCTTTTATGCTGGCATTTGGCGTAAAAGGTACCGCTTCAAAGCTATCTTTTTTTATATTTTTTTCTTCATATTTTGTTTTTTCTATATTTTTAATGGTTAAATTTTCATCTTTTTTAGCTGGCTCGACTTTTGTGTTCTCGCTTTTAAATTTCTCTTTTTTTTCTATTTCAGTACTTTTATTTTGATAGACTTTTACTTCAAAATTTTGGGGTTTTAACTCGGTTTTTTGTTCGATTTTTGAGCTATAAAATGGCTCTATCTTTTGTTCATTTTCTATTACACTAGGCTCTGTATTTTTATAACTTGCGAGTAAATTTTTAGTATCGTTTTGCTCTTTTTTTATCTCTTCTTTTTTGGCTTCACTCTTTACTTCAGTTATCTTTTTTTGCTCTTTTGGCTCAACTTTTGAATTTAAAACAAGCTCACTTTTATACTTAGGATCGGTAAAAATTTTACTTAAATTTTCATCTTCATCAAATTTTAGAGGGTATTTTCTCTTTTCGTATTCTTGTTTTTTCTCTTTACTAGCAACCTTTGGTTCTGCTTTTTTTGGAATTTGTTTCTCTATCTTTGACTCATTTGTTTTGCTTATCTGTTCTACACCATTATTTTTTATACTAAGAGCTACGCTAAGTGCTATTATCAAAATAGCTGCGATAATGCCGATACCAAGATAGGTTTTATTGTGGGAGCGACCTGCACTCTTTTTTGTAGGTCGCTTCTTTGTAGTCTTTTTTTCGTTCAAGGCTTAGTTTTTATTTTGATCTATAAGTTTGCCGTTAGTTATCCAAGGCATCATTGCGCGAAGTTTTTTGCCAGTTTGATTTAGCAAACTTCTCTCAGCTATACTGCGTTCAGCGTTCATTCTTACATATCCTGCTTTTCTCTCTAGGATGAAGTCTTTTGCAAATTTGCCATTTTGAATCTCTTTTAAAACTTCTTTCATAGCTTTTCTGCTCTCTTCGCCAACCACTCTTACACCGCTTACGTAATCACCGTATTCAGCGGTGTTTGAGATAGAATAACGCATATCGGCCATGCCACCTTGATACATCAAATCAACGATTAGTTTTAGCTCGTGCAAGCATTCAAAATACGCCATCTCAGGCTCATAACCAGCCTCTACAAGCGTATCAAAACCAGCATTTACTAGCGCGCAAAGACCGCCACAAAGTACTGCTTGTTCACCAAACAAATCTGTTTCAGTTTCATCTTTAAATGTTGTCTCAATAATGCCGGTTCTACCGCCACCTATACCGCAAGCATAGCTTAGAGCGATCTCTTTAGCCTTTCCGCTTGCATTTTGCTCAACAGCGATAAGATCAGGTATGCCACCACCTCTTACAAATTCGCTTCTAACTGTGTGCCCTGGAGCTTTTGGAGCGATCATAATGACATCTATATTTGCTGGGGCTTTTATCTGGCCAAAATGAACGTTAAAACCATGTCCAAACGCGATAGCAGCGTGATCTTTCAAATTTGGTTCAATCTCATTTTTATAAATTTCTGCTTGAAGCTCATCTGGAGTTAAAATCATAACCACATCAGCGCCCTTTGTAGCTTCGCTTACGGTTTTTACCTCAAAGCCTTTTGCCTCAGCCTTTGCCCAGCTTTTGCCACCTTTTGAAAGGCCAATCACGACGCTTACACCGTTATCTCTTAAATTTTCAGCATGTGCATGACCTTGTGAGCCAAAGCCGATAATTGCTACTTTTTTACTTTGAATAAGGCTTAAATCGCAGTCTTTATCATAATAAACATTTATAGCCATTGTTACTCCTATTATTAAAATTTGGCAAAATTATAACTTTAGCCAGCAAAAATTCGGCTGAAATATATGGAAACTCTTTTTAAGTTTTATGATAATTTATTTTGATAAAATACGCTGAAATTTCAAAAAAAGAGATAACTCAATGAATGAATCAGTTTTTAAAAAAATCAAAGCACTTCCACCATTAGATGACACAGTTATACAAATTCAACGCTTACATGCGGACGAAAACAGCTCAATAAGTGATCTTACAAAAGTGGTCGAAAAGGATCCGATGCTAACAGCAAATATCTTGCGTTCAGCAAACTCTCCACTTTATGGGTTTTCTCAAGAGATCACAACCATCGCAAGAGCTATTTCTCTTTTTGGTATGGCTACTATTCGAGGTTTTGCGCTTTCAAGTACGATTAAAAAGAGTTTTTCTATAAATTTAGAGCCTTATGGCATTACTACACAAGATTTTTTAAATATCTCGATAATACAAAATGCACTGATGTACAATTGGCATTCTAAAGTTAATCCTAAAAGCTTAGAAATTCTCTCTCCAGCTTCATTTATGCTTGAGATTGGCAAAATAGTTCTTGCTCATGAATTAGCTGAAAATAAACAAGACGTCGAATTTAGGGAAAAACTTAAAAATATATCTAGTCCAATCGATCTTGCCCTATTTGAAACAGAAATTTTAGATATGTCAAATGAAGAAGTTACGGCTAAAATTTTTGAACAATGGAACCTTGAGACAGAGCTTAGCAGCTCAATACTCTATTCAAATAATCCAGAAGAGGCACCAGATCATATAAAAGATTACGCAAAAGCCCTAAAAGTGATAAAAACAGCTGTAAATATTTTTAATCAACTTGATGATATAAGCATACAAAATACTCTACCCCTTCTTGACGAATACGGCTTTGGACATGATACGTTTTTAATGGCTGTCGCTAAAGTCAAAGATAATTTGTGAAAGAATTTCTAACCTCACTACTAGTTGGCATCAAGGAAAAAGAAGTTTCAAACGAAGATAAAGAGATTTTACGAAATCTCTTAAATCTTGGTGCCGTAAGCTCCCATAAAGATAAATTTTACCTAAACAATGGCTACGTCTGCGGCAAGCTAGACATCAGCCAAAACGCAACTGGCTTTATCATGCCGTTTGACAAGCGCTTCAAGCAAGACATCATCGTTGAAAATAAAAATTTAAACAACTCTCACCTTGGCGATATCGTGTTAGCAAAGCTTTTACCGCTTAAGAAAAAACGCCAAAGCGCTAAGA belongs to Campylobacter concisus and includes:
- a CDS encoding divergent polysaccharide deacetylase family protein, whose product is MNEKKTTKKRPTKKSAGRSHNKTYLGIGIIAAILIIALSVALSIKNNGVEQISKTNESKIEKQIPKKAEPKVASKEKKQEYEKRKYPLKFDEDENLSKIFTDPKYKSELVLNSKVEPKEQKKITEVKSEAKKEEIKKEQNDTKNLLASYKNTEPSVIENEQKIEPFYSSKIEQKTELKPQNFEVKVYQNKSTEIEKKEKFKSENTKVEPAKKDENLTIKNIEKTKYEEKNIKKDSFEAVPFTPNASIKGRAKLVIIIDDVATFEHASMIKSLGLKITPSIFPATKTHPDTPNIARTFEFYMIHLPMQAKHFDSPEIGTLTINESFESIHEKIKKIRKDFPRAKYINNHTGSRFTSDFDAMDKAYRALIEQGFVFIDSKTIAQTAVARAAKKHNQPYISRDIFLDDDPSASAVRRELVAAINLAKKRGYAIAIGHPKKNTITVIKESKNNILKDVDVVYLKDIL
- the ilvC gene encoding ketol-acid reductoisomerase; this translates as MAINVYYDKDCDLSLIQSKKVAIIGFGSQGHAHAENLRDNGVSVVIGLSKGGKSWAKAEAKGFEVKTVSEATKGADVVMILTPDELQAEIYKNEIEPNLKDHAAIAFGHGFNVHFGQIKAPANIDVIMIAPKAPGHTVRSEFVRGGGIPDLIAVEQNASGKAKEIALSYACGIGGGRTGIIETTFKDETETDLFGEQAVLCGGLCALVNAGFDTLVEAGYEPEMAYFECLHELKLIVDLMYQGGMADMRYSISNTAEYGDYVSGVRVVGEESRKAMKEVLKEIQNGKFAKDFILERKAGYVRMNAERSIAERSLLNQTGKKLRAMMPWITNGKLIDQNKN
- a CDS encoding HDOD domain-containing protein, producing MNESVFKKIKALPPLDDTVIQIQRLHADENSSISDLTKVVEKDPMLTANILRSANSPLYGFSQEITTIARAISLFGMATIRGFALSSTIKKSFSINLEPYGITTQDFLNISIIQNALMYNWHSKVNPKSLEILSPASFMLEIGKIVLAHELAENKQDVEFREKLKNISSPIDLALFETEILDMSNEEVTAKIFEQWNLETELSSSILYSNNPEEAPDHIKDYAKALKVIKTAVNIFNQLDDISIQNTLPLLDEYGFGHDTFLMAVAKVKDNL